In one window of Zygosaccharomyces rouxii strain CBS732 chromosome E complete sequence DNA:
- the NSL1 gene encoding MIND complex subunit NSL1 (similar to uniprot|Q6B152 Saccharomyces cerevisiae YPL233W NSL1 Essential component of the MIND kinetochore complex (Mtw1p Including Nnf1p-Nsl1p-Dsn1p) which joins kinetochore subunits contacting DNA to those contacting microtubules required for accurate chromosome segregation), translated as MSKIQVSSDQLRSIYGQLYDVLQEKASLHLPELDDPVSREVNLQLQLFLTNVMEMAFNSLKIDGPPANDILNSRCEPFDLELNERVRKSYETWEEETVKVANLKRAAQETINNVWMENQMDYLRELDSKIDAEPATDTSDNASYALEQYPIDTQLYTDSLESLSKTQSKLPHMRNQLQKLQLLLQHLQDEGSVG; from the coding sequence ATGTCGAAGATACAAGTCAGTTCAGATCAGTTAAGATCCATCTACGGACAGCTATATGACGTTTTACAGGAGAAGGCTTCCTTACATCTACCAGAACTCGACGATCCGGTGTCGAGAGAGGTAAATCTACAATTGCAACTGTTCCTGACAAATGTAATGGAAATGGCATTCAACAGTTTAAAAATTGATGGACCACCTGCCAATGACATTCTAAATTCCAGATGTGAACCATTCGATCTAGAACTCAATGAAAGGGTGAGAAAATCCTACGAGACCtgggaagaagaaaccGTTAAAGTGGCAAACCTGAAAAGAGCGGCTCAAGAGACTATAAATAACGTCTGGATGGAGAATCAAATGGATTACCTACGAGAATTAGATTCAAAGATAGATGCAGAGCCCGCTACAGATACTTCCGATAATGCTTCTTATGCCCTCGAACAGTACCCCATCGACACTCAATTGTACACAGACTCACTGGAATCGTTATCGAAAACACAATCGAAGCTGCCGCATATGAGAAACCAACTACAAAAGCTACAGCTGCTGCTTCAACATTTGCAAGATGAAGGCAGTGTAGGCTAA
- the VMA11 gene encoding H(+)-transporting V0 sector ATPase subunit c' (similar to uniprot|P32842 Saccharomyces cerevisiae YPL234C TFP3 vacuolar ATPase V0 domain subunit c'), whose product MSEYAPLYSPFLGFAGCASAMVLSCLGAAIGTSKSGIGISGIGTFKPELIMKSLIPVVMSGILAIYGLVVAVLIAGGLSPGEEYSLFNGVLHLSAGLCVGFACLSSGYAIGIVGDVGVRKSMHQPRLFVGIILILIFSEVLGLYGMIVALILNTRGSGK is encoded by the coding sequence ATGTCAGAATACGCACCATTGTACTCTCCATTTCTAGGATTTGCAGGATGTGCCAGCGCTATGGTTTTGTCGTGTTTAGGTGCGGCCATTGGTACGTCTAAATCAGGGATTGGTATCAGTGGTATTGGTACATTTAAACCAGAATTGATTATGAAATCCTTAATTCCTGTTGTCATGAGTGGTATCTTAGCCATTTACGGGCTTGTCGTTGCGGTCTTAATTGCTGGTGGGTTATCACCAGGTGAAGAATACTCACTTTTCAACGGTGTGCTTCATCTGAGTGCAGGATTATGCGTTGGGTTTGCGTGTTTGAGCAGTGGTTATGCTATTGGTattgttggtgatgttggTGTACGTAAATCGATGCACCAACCTCGTTTATTCGTCGGGATTATCCTTATCCTCATCTTTTCAGAAGTTTTAGGACTTTACGGTATGATTGTTGCACTAATTCTAAACACAAGAGGTTCAGGAAAATGA
- the RVB2 gene encoding RuvB family ATP-dependent DNA helicase reptin (highly similar to uniprot|Q12464 Saccharomyces cerevisiae YPL235W RVB2 RUVB-like protein TIP49b Homologue), giving the protein MSIQTSNPDESLKSLSLIAAHSHITGLGLDEHLQPRESSEGMVGQLQARRAAGIILKMVQNGTIAGRAILVAGPPSTGKTAMAMGLSQSLGKDVPFTAIAGSEIFSLELSKTEVLTQAFRKCIGVKIKEETELIEGEVVEIQIDRSITGGHKQGKLTIKTTDMETIYELGSKMIDGLTKEKVLAGDVISIDKASGKISKLGRSFARSRDYDAMGADTRFVQCPEGELQKRKTVVHTVSLHEIDVINSRSQGFLALFTGDTGEIRSEVREQINTKVAEWKEEGKAEIVPGVLFIDEVHMLDIECFSFINRALEDEFAPIIMMATNKGISKTRGTNYKSPHGLPVDLLDRSIIITTKNYNEQDIKIILSIRAQEEEVELTNEALDLLTKIGGETSLRYSSNLISVSQQLSLKRKATQVDVNDVQRSYLLFLDASRSVKYVQENNSQYIDDQGNVGDPMDTTE; this is encoded by the coding sequence ATGTCCATTCAAACTAGCAACCCTGATGAGTCTTTAAAGTCATTGTCGCTTATTGCGGCACACTCTCACATCACTGGTTTGGGTTTAGATGAACACCTACAACCAAGAGAGTCTAGTGAAGGTATGGTGGGCCAACTGCAAGCAAGAAGAGCAGCAGGTATCATTTTAAAGATGGTACAAAATGGAACCATCGCCGGTAGAGCTATCTTAGTTGCAGGTCCACCATCCACAGGTAAAACTGCGATGGCTATGGGTCTCTCGCAATCTTTAGGTAAAGATGTACCATTTACTGCTATTGCAGGTTCAGAGATCTTTTCATTAGAATTATCCAAGACTGAAGTATTGACACAGGCATTTAGAAAATGCATTGGTGTTAAGATTAAGGAGGAGACTGAATTAATCGAAGGTGAAGTGGtagaaattcaaattgataGATCTATCACCGGTGGACACAAACAAGGTAAATTGACCATTAAGACAACTGACATGGAAACGATTTATGAATTAGGTTCAAAGATGATCGATGGATTGACCAAGGAAAAAGTCTTGGCCGGTGATGTGATCTCTATCGATAAGGCCAGTGGTAAAATCTCTAAGTTGGGTAGATCTTTTGCCCGTTCAAGAGACTACGATGCTATGGGAGCCGATACAAGATTTGTACAATGCCCCGAAGGTGAATTGCAAAAGCGTAAAACTGTGGTACACACGGTTTCACTACATGAGATTGATGTCATTAACTCCAGAAGTCAAGGATTTTTAGCGCTTTTCACTGGTGACACTGGTGAAATTCGTTCAGAAGTTCGTGAACAGATTAATACAAAGGTTGCTGAGTGGAAGGAAGAAGGTAAGGCAGAAATCGTACCAGGTGTCCTTTTCATCGATGAAGTACACATGTTGGATATCGAGTGCTTTTCCTTTATTAACAGAGctcttgaagatgaatttgcTCCTATTATTATGATGGCAACCAATAAGGGAATTTCGAAGACAAGAGGTACCAACTATAAATCGCCGCATGGACTACCAGTTGATCTATTGGATAGATCAATTATCATCACAACTAAAAACTATAATGAACAAGATATAAAGATAATTTTGTCGATTAGAGCTcaggaagaagaagtggaaTTGACTAACGAGGCGcttgatcttttaactAAGATTGGTGGTGAAACTAGTCTTCGTTACAGTAGTAATCTAATTTCAGTTTCACAACAATTATCTCTAAAGCGTAAGGCAACACAAGTTGATGTTAACGATGTGCAGAGATCCTATTTGTTATTCTTGGATGCATCCCGTTCAGTGAAATACGTTCAGGAGAATAACTCTCAATACATCGATGATCAAGGTAACGTTGGTGATCCAATGGATACTACtgaataa
- the ENV7 gene encoding putative serine/threonine protein kinase ENV7 (similar to uniprot|Q7LGU7 Saccharomyces cerevisiae YPL236C Hypothetical ORF): protein MDSFRQLLKFICGTCCCCCDYSESYLSINGRRYSIKKLLGESNFSFIYLVQQIGSVTASSTPRTNLYALKRIRCPFGNIESISGAMKEVDNYKRFQSPYIIHLVDSQVAQQRDGSKTVYILLPYFPLGSLQDSTSRNLLNGTFISEAECIRIVIGIARGLRCLHDPSARSQDAEQQQEHDAVSMSYSDEAAFLLEDTPLELDILSSANTINSNFYAHRDIKPSNILFSSDGLPVISNLGSCSKADLSINTGMQLTELQAWVSDHCTVAYTAPELLHITLNRSVDTKVDIWSLGCTCYFMLFGISPFEREEQISGASLKYAIGTGNFSFPSQDRYSEGLLKLITKCLQVNPAARPDINELLTLLQELQES, encoded by the coding sequence ATGGACAGTTTCAGACAATTGTTAAAATTCATTTGCGGTAcctgttgctgctgctgtgACTACTCTGAGTCGTACCTCTCGATCAATGGAAGGCGGTATTcgataaagaaattactAGGAGAAAGTAATTTCTCATTCATATATCTAGTGCAGCAAATTGGAAGTGTCACTGCAAGCTCCACTCCACGTACTAATCTTTACGCGCTCAAGAGGATAAGATGTCCCTTTGGCAACATTGAAAGCATCTCAGGTGCTATGAAAGAAGTGGATAATTATAAGAGGTTTCAAAGCCCCTACATCATTCATCTAGTGGATTCTCAAGTGGCCCAACAACGTGATGGATCCAAGACGGTTTATATCCTACTCCCGTATTTCCCACTGGGTTCATTGCAAGATTCCACAAGTCGTAATTTGCTAAATGGAACATTCATATCTGAAGCTGAATGCATTCGAATAGTAATTGGAATAGCTAGAGGGCTGAGATGTCTACATGATCCATCAGCCAGATCTCAAGATGcagaacaacaacaggaacaTGATGCAGTTTCAATGTCCTACAGCGACGAGGCTGCGTTCCTTCTAGAAGATACACCACTAGAGCTAGACATCCTGTCGTCTGCTAATACTATAAATTCTAACTTCTATGCACATCGCGACATTAAACCTTCAAACATTCTATTCTCTTCAGATGGGTTACCTGTAATTTCCAATCTAGGCTCATGTTCTAAAGCAGATTTGTCTATTAACACAGGCATGCAATTGACAGAATTACAAGCATGGGTTTCTGATCACTGTACTGTAGCATATACAGCACCAGAACTACTACATATTACTTTAAATCGTAGTGTCGATACTAAAGTGGATATTTGGTCATTGGGCTGTACCTGTTACTTCATGCTATTTGGCATCTCCCCCTTTGAACGTGAAGAACAAATCAGTGGTGCTTCGCTGAAGTATGCCATTGGTACGGGTAATTTCAGTTTCCCATCGCAAGATCGTTACTCAGAGGGACTGCTGAAATTGATTACAAAATGTCTACAAGTGAATCCCGCCGCAAGACCTGACATAAACGAATTACTGACACTGCTACAAGAACTACAAGAATCTTGA
- the ADD37 gene encoding Add37p (similar to gnl|GLV|KLLA0D08954g Kluyveromyces lactis KLLA0D08954g and weakly similar to YMR184W uniprot|Q03233 Saccharomyces cerevisiae YMR184W Hypothetical ORF), with protein sequence MTVAKSYQNCAETEVPGYNDCPSFLFMPQRPSARRKQHRVISDHLSANNSPSTHSTSTTDTTTAPPPILHRKPHEIAKNQEKTSNASLNKEEILHRVNELYGLKSKLVTNEFEFYRRKVDNNLVSSLENDSTRAVMTRFFLEANTDRTKASNTLRAWMSSDVSVLNWCPAFLKIFEHAEHA encoded by the coding sequence ATGACCGTTGCCAAGAGTTATCAAAATTGTGCAGAAACCGAGGTCCCCGGTTATAACGACTGTCCTTCTTTCCTGTTTATGCCTCAAAGGCCGTCCGCCAGGAGAAAACAACATAGAGTGATATCAGACCATCTCAGTGCGAATAATAGTCCTTCTACCCACTCTACGAGTACGACAGACACAACAACggcaccaccaccaattcTGCATAGAAAGCCTCACGAAATAGCGAAAAACCAAGAAAAGACATCCAATGCTTCTTTAAATAAAGAGGAAATTTTGCATAGAGTCAATGAACTCTACGGTTTAAAATCGAAGCTGGTAACCAATGAATTCGAATTTTATAGAAGAAAAGTGGATAACAATTTGGTAAGTTCATTAGAAAATGATTCTACTAGAGCTGTCATGACGAGATTTTTCCTCGAAGCCAATACTGATAGGACTAAGGCTTCCAACACCTTGAGGGCCTGGATGTCGTCTGATGTTAGTGTTCTCAACTGGTGTCCAGCATTCTTAAAGATCTTCGAGCATGCAGAACACGCATAA
- the SUI3 gene encoding translation initiation factor eIF2 subunit beta (similar to uniprot|P09064 Saccharomyces cerevisiae YPL237W SUI3 Beta subunit of the translation initiation factor eIF2 involved in the identification of the start codon): protein MSSDLATDLGFDPSLKKKKKSKKVAPENLEVEDKETEKSSSNSTGEDDLFSGLKKKKKKSKSPAAEPSESVDEISEALGELKLKKKKKSKEAELDDFEKQLASAGVNVDGGNTQESTPVLESSVQQDVGLSYPGLLSRFFDILRTNNPELAGDKSGPKFRIPPPVCLRDGKKTIFSNIQDISEKLQRSPEHLIQYLFAELGTSGSVDGQKRLVIKGKFQPKQMENVLRRYILEYVTCKTCKSINTELKKEQSNRLFFLVCKSCGSTRSVSSIKTGFQAHIGRRKRM from the coding sequence ATGTCTTCTGATTTAGCCACTGACCTAGGGTTTGACCCTTccttgaagaagaagaagaagagtaagAAGGTTGCACCAGAAAATTTAGAAGTAGAGGAtaaagaaactgaaaaatcgaGCAGTAATTCCACCGGTGAAGATGACCTATTTTCTggtttgaagaagaagaagaagaagtcaAAGTCTCCTGCTGCGGAACCTAGTGAATCCGTAGATGAAATATCAGAAGCACttggtgaattgaaattaaagaaaaagaagaagtcGAAGGAGGCAGAATtagatgattttgaaaaacagCTGGCAAGTGCAGGTGTTAACGTCGATGGTGGTAACACTCAAGAATCCACTCCTGTATTGGAATCTAGTGTTCAACAAGATGTTGGTCTATCTTATCCAGGTTTGCTATCCAGATTTTTCGATATATTGAGAACCAATAACCCAGAGTTGGCAGGTGACAAATCTGGACCTAAATTCAGAATTCCACCACCTGTATGTTTGCGTGATGGTAAGAAGActattttttccaatattcaGGATATTTCAGAGAAATTGCAAAGATCTCCTGAACATTTAATCCAATATCTTTTCGCAGAATTGGGTACTTCAGGTTCCGTGGATGGTCAAAAGCGTCTAGTCATTAAGGGTAAATTCCAACCTAAAcaaatggaaaatgttTTAAGACGTTACATTCTGGAATATGTTACCTGTAAAACCTGTAAAAGTATTAACACAGAACTTAAGAAAGAACAATCAAACAGattgttcttcttggtTTGTAAAAGTTGTGGATCTACCAGATCCGTTTCATCAATCAAAACTGGGTTCCAAGCTCATATCGggagaagaaaaaggaTGTGA
- the YAR1 gene encoding Yar1p (similar to uniprot|P46683 Saccharomyces cerevisiae YPL239W YAR1), with protein sequence MSLHTDPLEQEDQDAIVLDARSGDLESLKEIFSTLIHPKLITTCQDAETHVTPLHMAAANGHVEVVKYIIQLVKENAPEQLSSFVNRQNDTGNTALHWASLNGNLEVVKILCEEFESDPFIKNTFGHDCFFEAENNGREELEDFFLKKYDIAPANKESEDGKVGIKEGTEIEQVTREAELAAQQKQQEKDNETETLAQDTKKLDIRDST encoded by the coding sequence ATGTCACTTCATACCGATCCACTAGAGCAAGAAGACCAAGATGCTATTGTTTTGGATGCTAGATCTGGAGATTTAGAATCATTGAAAGAGATTTTCAGTACTTTAATTCATCCCAAGCTCATCACCACATGCCAAGATGCGGAAACACACGTAACGCCATTACATATGGCGGCAGCCAATGGGCACGTTGAAGTGGTTAAATACATTATccaattggttaaagagAATGCACCAGAACAATTGTCAAGCTTTGTCAATAGACAAAACGACACAGGAAATACTGCCTTGCATTGGGCTTCTTTAAATGGTAATTTAGAGGTGGTTAAAATTCTATGTGAGGAATTCGAGTCAGATCCCTTCATCAAAAATACGTTTGGTCATGATTGTTTCTTCGAAGCAGAAAATAACGGTAGAGAAGAGCTAgaagatttctttttgaagaaatatgaTATAGCTCCAGCAAATAAGGAATCTGAAGACGGCAAAGTGGGAATTAAAGAAGGTACCGAAATTGAGCAAGTGACAAGAGAAGCTGAATTGGCGGCACAGCAAAAGCAACAGGAGAAAGACAACGAAACGGAAACATTGGCACAGGATACAAAGAAGTTGGATATCCGCGATTCTACTTAG
- the RTP1 gene encoding Rtp1p (similar to uniprot|Q12751 Saccharomyces cerevisiae YMR185W Protein required for cell viability) — translation MSTVSDILKKPQFTRSTPLDEFFKKFDSQVLSKKGDLKNDNTNLVTLLLNHFQELHDLVIDEQVRLQTENSNMLPISLHDMRYVEELIQLIVAHGIMANIPPSLQPASQKSKDIPRSHNLSTLKLVVEKISNILVKEMKPNDYIRSIVLKGPLYTYTYLGILTLCTEEPNKAHYEEVLRQMENVQQTYELFAMYNFLVQELGNAVAKAKILSLLSTLAVRRENGVLSLIDFVVGAREDEQLDIEKMNRVTQIIVAKPKTINSVEYFSRLFPQIFDGLSMVNRPIVVNCLNSVVTALFFKNSRIINDFLFRRIYQVIFNEPLQEHSAKELNDVVNVIISLTKNSSNELISALVQSVDKRQFYLNLWIYVLFLKKYQKINPLGKQHGPYYEVILTILKTFVCLFKDSEALIYLSMNLLNYQHEQWGYQIDFETQLAYITLRDNLPDLNLKQEKGDNPLTKANELFAGIDESIDLFIQLLKMVNNENMVKDVFLAVLNRWVKTEQHNDNSLKEVESNALVLLDLKALEKLHREFSTDILKKPQDILKLIDELIDFTSSEPLMQQDSDDKDSDDEEEREAQQPDSLSLIIQILESVLSMPPKQLADAKPLLQSIDNKLQKRGNSALHKDLLRMLEYKPGQTSPDASNDANDYEALEEALNNLNDSLAPMQVLGLTQLNKLVQKHSKVISAARATQLHLQYLKNQDPYVYLNAIKGLSSLCQYDKTCIDTLVDCYSSIRKLDDALKIGEVFIQYIQQENQLFQGIQANKIIDACITNVRRRGEIDDRLRMSAMSILGISAQVNARGIQDRIGDMLDCSFGVLQMETKTKSGFVVRRAALHLIHDLMYNSDENAGVSLFPPQYDSSRLKTLLDYTREKDDDQLVSEQAAQLLSLLSIS, via the coding sequence ATGAGCACGGTTAGCGAtatattgaaaaaaccACAATTTACCAGATCTACACCGTTAGATgagttcttcaaaaagtttGATAGTCAAGTTTTGTCCAAAAAGGgggatttgaaaaatgataacACTAATTTAGTTACGTTGCTGCTGAATCATTTCCAAGAGTTACATGATTTAGTTATTGATGAGCAAGTGAGATTACAAACTGAAAACAGCAATATGCTTCCTATATCGCTACATGATATGAGGTACGTGGAGGAACTTATTCAGCTTATTGTTGCACATGGCATAATGGCCAATATACCTCCAAGTTTGCAACCGGCATCGCAGAAATCAAAGGATATACCTAGATCACACAACTTAAGcactttgaaattggtcGTTGAAAAGATATCTAACATTCTGGTCAAAGAAATGAAGCCTAACGATTATATTAGGTCGATTGTTTTAAAGGGTCCACTTTACACATACACATATTTGGGAATCCTTACTCTGTGCACCGAAGAGCCCAACAAGGCCCATTATGAAGAAGTGCTGCGAcaaatggaaaatgtgCAACAGACTTATGAGTTGTTTGCGAtgtacaattttttagTACAAGAATTGGGTAATGCTGTGGCTAAAGCTAAGATCCTCAGCCTATTGAGCACGTTAGCGGTAAGACGAGAAAACGGTGTATTGAGTCTGATAGATTTTGTAGTAGGCGCTAGGGAGGACGAACAGTTAGATATAGAGAAGATGAATAGGGTTACTCAAATCATAGTGGCCAAACCCAAAACGATCAACAGTGTAGAGTATTTCTCACGCCTTTTTCCTCAGATATTTGATGGATTATCGATGGTAAACAGGCCAATTGTGGTTAATTGTCTAAACAGTGTGGTAACTGcattattctttaaaaaCTCGAGAATCATCAacgattttcttttccGTAGAATTTATCAAGTGATATTCAACGAACCTCTTCAAGAGCACAGCGCTAAAGAACTCAACGATGTGGTGAACGTAATCATTTCATTAACGAAGAATTCTTCCAACGAATTAATCTCAGCATTAGTACAAAGTGTGGATAAAAGGCAGTTTTATTTGAACCTATGGATTTATGTCctttttttgaagaaatatcAAAAGATCAATCCATTAGGCAAACAACACGGACCATACTATGAAGTCATTTTAacgattttgaaaacattTGTTTGTTTATTCAAGGATAGCGAAGCATTAATATACCTGAGCATGAACCTTTTAAATTACCAACATGAACAATGGGGTTATCAAATCGATTTTGAAACCCAATTGGCATACATCACCTTACGGGACAATTTACCTGATTTAAACTTGAAACAGGAAAAGGGTGATAATCCTTTAACTAAAGCCAATGAACTATTTGCCGGCATTGATGAATCAATCGATCTTTTCATTCAACTCCTGAAAATGGTTAACAACGAAAATATGGTAAAAGATGTGTTTTTAGCCGTCTTGAACAGATGGGTAAAAACTGAGCAGCATAACGacaattctttaaaagaAGTTGAATCCAATGCACTTGTGCTATTGGATCTAAAGgctttggaaaaattacaCAGGGAATTCTCCACagatattttaaagaaacCGCAGGATATACTAAAACTGATTGATGAGTTGATAGACTTTACTTCTTCAGAACCATTAATGCAACAAGATTCAGATGATAAAGATTCAgacgatgaagaggaaagagaaGCACAACAGCCTGATTCTCTTTCCCTTATCATTCAAATACTCGAAAGCGTTCTTTCCATGCCTCCGAAACAACTGGCGGATGCCAAACCACTTCTCCAAAGCATCGATAataaattacaaaagaGAGGAAATTCGGCTTTACATAAGGATCTGCTAAGGATGCTCGAATATAAACCGGGACAAACTTCTCCTGATGCTTCCAACGACGCTAACGATTATGAGGCACTGGAAGAAGCGCTTAACAATCTGAACGATTCATTGGCACCTATGCAAGTTTTGGGACTCACacaattgaataaattaGTACAGAAACATTCCAAGGTAATCTCGGCGGCAAGGGCAACCCAATTACACCTCCAGTATCTGAAGAACCAAGACCCCTACGTATATCTAAACGCAATCAAGGGTTTGAGTTCTCTATGTCAATACGACAAGACGTGTATAGACACTTTAGTGGACTGTTACAGTTCCATACGCAAACTGGATGATGCCTTAAAAATAGGTGAAGTGTTCATCCAGTATATTCAACAGGAAaatcaattgttccaaGGAATACAAGCCAACAAGATTATCGATGCATGTATTACAAACGTAAGAAGGCGTGGCGAAATCGATGACAGGCTTCGTATGTCAGCAATGTCTATCCTAGGTATTAGCGCCCAGGTAAACGCCCGTGGTATTCAAGATCGTATCGGAGATATGCTAGATTGTTCCTTTGGTGTCCTCCAGATGGAGACAAAGACCAAGAGCGGATTCGTCGTTCGCAGAGCCGCCTTGCACCTAATACACGATCTGATGTATAACAGCGACGAGAATGCTGGCGTATCGTTGTTTCCTCCGCAATATGACAGTTCAAGACTAAAGACTCTGCTTGATTATACACGGGAAAAAGACGACGACCAGCTAGTATCTGAGCAAGCAGCGCAGTTGTTGTCCTTGCTAAGTATAAGCTAG